From a region of the Paralichthys olivaceus isolate ysfri-2021 chromosome 4, ASM2471397v2, whole genome shotgun sequence genome:
- the LOC109638087 gene encoding betaine--homocysteine S-methyltransferase 1-like, with product MESKKSKGILERLNAGEVVVGDGGYVMQLERRGYVKAGQWTPEAAVEHPEAVRQLHREFLRAGADVLQTFTFYCSEDKLEISDNVGNITGAQINEAACDLAREVANEGNALVAGCVSKTPCYENSRNEPMVKAIFKKQMDDFLKKDTDFFIVEFVDHVEEAVWAVQVLKTSGKPVGATLCISPQGDMQGIPPGECAVRLVKAGADIVGVNCHLDPLTCIDTVKLMKEGLQKAGLKAHLMIQPLGFHTPERNFSGYINLPEFPFALETRAMTRWDIHKYAREAYDAGIRYIGGCCGFEPYHIRAISEELSAERGFLPPASEKHGPWGAALELHTKPWVRARSRRDYWVNLLPASGRPKCPSMSTPAEDYGHRLKSNIPT from the exons ATGGAGAGCAAGAAGAGCAAG ggtATCTTGGAGCGTCTCAATGCTGGGGAGGTGGTTGTAGGAGATGGAGGTTATGTAATGCAACTTGAGCGACGTGGCTACGTGAAGGCAGGACAGTGGACACCTGAGGCGGCTGTTGAACACCCTGAAGCAG TGCGGCAGCTACACAGGGAGTTTCTGAGAGCAGGAGCCGATGTCCTCCAGACGTTCACCTTCTACTGCAGCGAGGACAAGCTGGAGATCAGTGACAATGTCGGCAACATCACT GGGGCGCAGATCAACGAGGCAGCCTGTGACCTCGCCAGGGAGGTTGCCAACGAGGGGAACGCCCTGGTCGCTGGATGCGTGTCTAAGACGCCCTGTTACGAGAACAGTCGCAATGAGCCCATGGTCAAGGCcatttttaagaaacaaatggaCGACTTCCTCAAAAAGGATACTGATTTCTTTATAGTAGAG TTTGTCGATCACGTGGAGGAGGCAGTGTGGGCAGTGCAGGTGCTGAAGACCAGCGGTAAACCAGTGGGTGCAACACTGTGCATCTCCCCTCAGGGAGACATGCAGGGAATCCCACCTGGAGAGTGTGCAGTCAGGCTGGTCAAAGCTG gaGCTGACATTGTTGGTGTAAATTGCCACTTGGACCCTCTGACGTGCATTGACACAGTGAAGCTGATGAAAGAGGGATTACAGAAAGCTGGTCTCAAAGCCCACCTCATGATCCAGCCGCTGGGCTTTCACACCCCTGAGCGCAACTTCAGTGGATACATCAACCTACCAGAGTTCCCCTTTG CATTGGAGACCAGAGCAATGACCCGCTGGGACATTCATAAATATGCCAGGGAGGCTTACGATGCAGGAATCCGCTACATCGGTGGCTGCTGTGGATTTGAGCCCTATCATATCAGAGCTATATCAGAGGAGctgtctgcagagagaggatTCCTCCCTCCTGCCTCAGAGAAGCATGGGCCCTGGGGAGCTGCTCTGGAGCTGCACACCAAACCCTGGGTCAGAGCCAG GTCTCGCCGAGACTACTGGGTAAACCTGTTGCCTGCTTCTGGACGTCCCAAATGCCCCTCCATGAGTACACCAGCCGAGGATTACGGGCATCGGCTTAAATCCAACATACCAACCTAA
- the dimt1l gene encoding dimethyladenosine transferase — protein sequence MPKIRAEKKSRQHQEVKNQGIMFNTGIGQHILKNPLVVNSIIEKAALRPTDVVLEVGPGTGNMTVKLLEKAKKVVACELDGRLVAELQKRVQCTPMQTKLQILVGDVLKTDLPFFDVCVANLPYQISSPFVFKLLLHRPFFRCAVLMFQREFAMRLVAAPGEKLYCRLSINTQLLARVDHLMKVGKNNFRPPPKVESSVVRIEPKNPPPPVNFQEWDGLVRIAFVRKNKTLSAAFKSTAVEQLLEKNYRIHCSVHSVEVPTDFSITKKIESVLQEVDFCEKRARSMDIDDFMVLLHAFNSAGIHFS from the exons ATGCCGAAGATCAGAGCGGAGAAGAAAAGCAGGCAGCACCAGGAAGTGAAGAACCAAG GGATCATGTTCAACACCGGCATCGGCCAGCACATCCTGAAGAATCCCCTGGTCGTCAATAGTATCATTGAGAAG GCTGCTCTCAGGCCGACAGACGTGGTTCTGGAGGTGGGACCCGGTACTGGAAACATGACGGTGAAACTGCTGGAGAAAGCTAAGAAG GTGGTGGCCTGTGAGTTGGACGGCAGACTGGTGGCTGAGCTTCAGAAAAGAGTACAGTGCAC GCCCATGCAGACCAAGCTTCAAATATTAGTTGGAGATGTATTAAAAACAGATCTGCCTTTCTTCGACGTCTGTGTGGCTAATTTACCTTACCAG ATTTCATCACCGTTTGTCTTCAAGCTCCTGCTTCACCGACCTTTCTTCAG GTGTGCCGTGTTGATGTTCCAGAGAGAGTTTGCCATGCGACTGGTCGCCGCACCTGGAGAGAAGCTGTACTGCCGCCTGTCCATCAACACACAGCTCCTGGCTCGTGTCGACCACCTCATGAAG GTGGGGAAGAATAATTTCCGTCCTCCTCCAAAAGTGGAGTCTAGTGTCGTCAGGATAGAACCGAAAAATCCTCCCCCTCCAGTTAACTTCCAG GAGTGGGACGGCCTGGTCAGAATAGCTTTCGTGAGGAAGAACAAAACACTCAGTGCAGCTTTCAA GTCGACTGCTGTGGAACAGCTGCTGGAAAAGAACTACCGAATCCACTGCTCTGTGCACAGTGTG GAAGTTCCGACAGACTTCAGCATCACCAAGAAGATCGAGAGCGTGTTGCAGGAGGTAGATTTCTGTGAGAAGAGAGCCAGGTCCATGGATATCGATGACTTCATGGT ACTGCTGCACGCGTTCAACTCCGCAGGAATCCACTTTTCTTAA
- the cenph gene encoding centromere protein H: MEDVELNDGPAPDSSNVQRDTANMLRIKQQMSNQCFEMAVQLNAGKAKRSCSTSEAERDLPDYVSELERVKTNHFNSMLTLHRMQMWHAIGEKLKENNSEADALKAVSDRCMAFCSHIKQLQKESRDLQDEITEVQKKRLEMKRLTHEKMKEMEELMSRKEHPDIEKYKAVLEKGQANLEKYKKLAIMTQNVLRGILLACKVNWLDDPKLRDIAMTLEEIPISD, from the exons ATGGAGGACGTGGAACTGAATGATGGTCCTGCTCCTGACAGCTCCAACGTACAGCGGGATACCGCAAACATGCTGAg AATAAAGCAGCAGATGTCCAACCAGTGTTTTGAGATGGCTGTACAGCTCAATGCAG GAAAGGCAAAGAGGTCATGCAGCACATCTGAAGCAGAGAGAGATTT ACCAGATTACGTCAGTGAGCTGGAAAGAGTCAAGACAAATCATTTTAACAGCATGTTGACTCTACATAG GATGCAGATGTGGCATGCTATTGGAGAAaagctgaaagaaaacaattcagagGCAGA tgCACTGAAAGCTGTAAGCGATCGCTGCATGGCTTTTTGTTCACATATAAAACAACTTCAGAAA GAGTCCAGAGATCTTCAAGATGAAATTACAGAAGTACAGAAGAAGAGACTTG agatgAAACGTCTCACTCATGAGAAAatgaaggagatggaggagcTGATGTCCAGGAAGGAGCACCCAGATATAGAGAAATACAAAGCAGTGCTGGAGAAAGGCCAGGCGAACCTGGAGAAATATAAAAAGCTGGCCATCATGACCCAGAATGTCCTGAGG GGCATCCTCCTGGCCTGTAAAGTCAACTGGCTGGACGATCCCAAACTTCGAGACATCGCCATGACACTGGAGGAGATTCCCATCTCTGATTAG